One stretch of Brachyhypopomus gauderio isolate BG-103 chromosome 8, BGAUD_0.2, whole genome shotgun sequence DNA includes these proteins:
- the slc25a38b gene encoding mitochondrial glycine transporter B isoform X1, whose amino-acid sequence MQETKDSQPKSPSDLGKVHPALKAFVCGSLSGTCSTLLFQPLDLVKTRLQTLQNMHPGSPKVGMLSVFITVVRTERLFGLWKGVSPSFVRCVPGVGIYFSTFYTLKQRFLQERPPSAGEAVLLGAGARCVAGIAMLPVTVIKTRFESGRYNYISVLGALRSVCETEGPRALYSGLMATLLRDAPFSGIYVMFYSQAKKALPHEVSSSGLAPAVNFGCGVVAGILASLATQPADVVKTHMQVSPALYRRTGDAIRFVYAEHGVGGFFRGAVPRSLRRTLMAAMAWTVYEQLMERMGLNS is encoded by the exons ATGCAGGAGACAAAGGACTCGCAGCCCAAATCGCCCAGTGACCTGGGCAAG gtTCATCCTGCTCTGAAggcgtttgtgtgtggttctctCAGTGGGACCTGCTCCACTCTGCTCTTCCAGCCTCTGGACCTTGTGAAGACGCGTCTGCAGACGCTGCAGAACATGCATCCAGG TTCTCCTAAGGTCGGCATGTTGAGTGTGTTCATCACCGTGGTGCGGACAGAGAGGTTGTTTGGCCTGTGGAAAGGTGTCTCTCCG TCGTTTGTGCGCTGTGTCCCGGGTGTGGGGATCTACTTCAGCACCTTCTACACCCTGAAGCAGCGGTTCCTGCAGGAGCGCCCCCCCAGCGCTGGAGAGGCCGTGCTGCTCGGAGCGGGGGCGCGTTGTGTGGCTGGCATCGCCATGCTGCCCGTCACCGTCATCAAAACGCGCTTCGAG agtggcCGGTATAACTACATCAGTGTGCTGGGGgcgttgaggagtgtgtgtgagacggaggGCCCCAGAGCGCTGTACTCGGGACTCATGGCCACGCTGCTCCGGGACGCACCCTTCTCTGGCATCTACGTCATGTTCTACAGCCAAGCAAAGAAGGCCCTGCcccacg AAGTCAGCTCGTCAGGTCTGGCCCCTGCAGTGAATTTTGGCTGTGGGGTTGTGGCAGGGATTTTGGCATCTCTGGCAACCCAGCCAGCTGACGTGGTAAAGACTCACATGCAAGTGAGTCCAGCGCTGTACCGCAGGACCGGTGACGCCATACGCTTCGTCTACGCT GAACATGGTGTGGGAGGGTTCTTTCGGGGAGCTGTTCCTCGGTCACTGCGAAGGACGTTGATGGCAGCCATGGCCTGGACTGTTTATGAGCAGCTGATGGAACGAATGGGTCTCAACTCATGA
- the rpsa gene encoding small ribosomal subunit protein uS2 → MSGGLDVLQMKEEDVLKFLAAGTHLGGTNLDYQMEQYVYKRKSDGIYIINLKKTWEKLLLAARAIVAIENPADVCVISSRNTGQRAVLKFASATGATTFAGRFTPGTFTNQIQAAFREPRLLVVTDPRADHQPLTEASYVNIPTIALCNTDSPLRYVDVAIPCNNKGPHSVGLMWWMLAREVLRMRGTISREHPWEVMPDLYFYRDPEEIEKEEQAAAEKAVGKEEFQGEWTAPVADFAQPEVADWSEGVQVPSVPIQQFPAGIEAPAAKPAPAAEVYAEDWSAQPATEDWSAAPTAQAGDWGGTTADWS, encoded by the exons ATGTCCGGAGGTCTGGATGTCCTTCAGATGAAGGAGGAGGATGTGCTGAAGTTCCTGGCTGCAGGAACCCATCTTGGTGGAACCAACCTGGACTACCAGATGGAGCAGTACGTGTACAAGAGAAAGAGTGACG GCATTTACATCATCAATCTGAAGAAGACATGGGAAAAGCTGCTGCTGGCAGCCAGGGCCATCGTTGCCATCGAGAACCCTGCTGACGTGTGCGTCATCTCCTCCAGGAACACGGGCCAG AGGGCAGTGCTCAAATTTGCCTCTGCCACTGGAGCTACCACCTTTGCTGGGCGTTTCACCCCTGGAACCTTCACCAATCAGATTCAGGCCGCCTTCCGGGAGCCCCGTCTCCTGGTTGTGACTGACCCACGTGCTGACCACCAGCCGCTTACTGAGGCATCATACGTGAACATTCCCACCATCGCCCTCTGCAACACAGACTCCCCTCTCAGATATGTGGACGTTGCAATCCCCTGCAACAACAAG GGTCCTCATTCTGTGGGTCTGATGTGGTGGATGTTGGCCCGGGAGGTGTTGCGCATGAGAGGTACCATCTCAAGGGAGCATCCCTGGGAGGTCATGCCCGATCTGTACTTCTACAGAGACCCAGAAGAG ATTGAAAAGGAGGAGCAGGCCGCTGCAGAGAAGGCCGTGGGGAAGGAGGAGTTCCAGGGTGAATGGACCGCCCCCGTGGCTGACTTCGCCCAGCCCGAGGTGGCCGACTGGTCCGAGGGGGTGCAGGTGCCGTCGGTTCCCATCCAGCAGTTCCCTGCTGGCATCGAGG CGCCAGCGGCCAAGCCTGCCCCCGCTGCTGAGGTGTATGCTG AGGACTGGAGTGCTCAGCCTGCCACCGAGGACTGGTCCGCGGCTCCCACCGCCCAGGCTGGAGACTGGGGCGGTACCACCGCCGACTGGTCATAA
- the ift56 gene encoding intraflagellar transport protein 56 isoform X1, whose protein sequence is MILSRVKPAVGGETAVNSNEKKRKNKTRKTPRLEDYLSQRDYLGALTLLEFQRNGGVVEENTDLWVGYCAFHLGDHKRAMEEYKSLSARPDCPTDVWVFLGCSLFFLGLYKEAEEVALKGPKSQLQNRLLFHLAHKFGDEKKLMGFHQNLEDVTEDQLSLASIHYMRSHYQEAIDIYKRILLQNRELLALNVYVALCYYKLDYYDVSQEVLAVYLQSIPDSTIALNLKACNHFRLYNGKAAEAELKNLIDISSSSFEFAKELIRHNLVVFRGGEGALQVLPPLIDVIPEARLNLVIYYLRQDDVQEAYNLIKDLEPTTPQEYILKGVVNAALGQEIGSRDHLKIAQQFFQLVGGSASECDTIPGRQCMASCFFLLKQFEDVLIYLNSVKSYFYTDDTFNFNYAQAKASLGNYREAGEVFLLIHSDKIKGDYVYLSWLARCYIMNQKPRLAWELYLKMETSSDSFSLLQLIANDCYKMGQFYYAAKAFDVLERLDPNPEYWEGKRGACVGIFQLILAGREPRESLKEVLPMLRSTGNPQVEYIIRIMKKWAKDNRVTL, encoded by the exons ATG ATTTTGTCTCGGGTGAAGCCTGCAGTCGGGGGTGAGACCGCCGTTAACTCAAATGAGAAGAAACGGAAAAACAAGACGAGAAAGACTCCACGACTAGAAGACTATCTGAGCCAGAGAGACTACCTGGGGGCTCTTACACTGCTGGAG TTCCAACGgaatggaggtgtggtggaggagaacacGGACCTTTGGGTCGGGTACTGTGCTTTTCACCTGGGAGACCACAAGAGAGCCATGGAG GAGTACAAGAGCCTGTCTGCAAGGCCAGACTGCCCCACTGACGTCTGGGTTTTCCTCGGCTGCTCCCTCTTCTTCTTGGGCCTTTacaaagaggcagaggaggtTGCACTCAAAG GGCCAAAGAGCCAACTCCAAAACCGCCTTCTCTTTCACTTGGCCCACAAG TTTGGTGATGAGAAGAAGCTGATGGGGTTCCACCAGAACCTGGAGGACGTAACAGAGGACCAGCTGAGTCTGGCGTCCATCCACTACATGCGCTCCCACTACCAGGAGGCCATCGACATCTACAAACGTATCCTGCTGCAGAACAG GGAGTTACTGGCgctgaatgtgtatgtggctCTGTGCTACTATAAACTGGATTACTATGACGTGTCCCAGGAGGTGCTGGCTGTGTACTTGCAAAGCATTCCAGACTCCACCATTGCCCTCAACCTCAAAGCCTGCAACCACTTCAGACTGTACAACGGCAAGGCTgctgag GCAGAGCTGAAGAACCTGATTGACATCTCCTCCAGTTCGTTTGAGTTCGCTAAGGAGCTAATCCGTCACAACCTGGTGGTTTTCCGTGGCGGGGAGGGCGCCTTGCAGGTCCTGCCCCCTCTCATCGATGTCATCCCTGAGGCCCGACTAAACCTGGTCATCTACTACCTCCGACAAG ATGATGTTCAAGAAGCATACAACCTCATCAAAGACCTGGAGCCCACAACCCCTCAG GAATACATCCTTAAAGGTGTGGTGAACGCAGCACTGGGACAGGAGATCGGATCC AGGGACCATTTAAAGATTGCTCAGCAGTTTTTCCAGCTGGTTGGAGGCTCTGCCAGTGAATGTG ACACTATCCCCGGACGCCAGTGCATGGCCTCTTGTTTCTTCTTGCTGAAGCAGTTTGAGGATGTGCTCATCTACCTTAACTCAGTCAAG AGCTACTTCTACACTGACGACACGTTCAACTTTAACTACGCGCAGGCTAAAGCGTCCTTAGGAAACTACAGAGAAGCCGGGGAG gtgtttctgctgATCCACAGTGACAAGATCAAGGGGGACTATGTGTATTTGAGTTGGCTGGCCCGCTGTT ACATTATGAACCAGAAGCCGCGGCTGGCGTGGGAACTCTATCTAAAGATGGAGACCTCATCTGACTCCTTCAGCCTCCTACAGCTCATAGCTAACGACTGCTACAAg aTGGGGCAGTTCTATTACGCTGCAAAGGCATTTGACGTTTTGGAACGGCTCGATCCAAACCCGGAGTACTGGGAAGGGAAGCGGGGAGCGTGCGTGGGAATATTCCAGCTCATCCTGGCCGGGCGAGAGCCCAG AGAGAGTCTGAAGGAAGTGTTGCCCATGTTACGCAGCACTGGGAACCCGCAGGTGGAATATATCATCCGCATCATGAAGAAATGGGCCAAAGACAACCGAGTGACACTCTGA
- the slc25a38b gene encoding mitochondrial glycine transporter B isoform X2: protein MEVALVHPALKAFVCGSLSGTCSTLLFQPLDLVKTRLQTLQNMHPGSPKVGMLSVFITVVRTERLFGLWKGVSPSFVRCVPGVGIYFSTFYTLKQRFLQERPPSAGEAVLLGAGARCVAGIAMLPVTVIKTRFESGRYNYISVLGALRSVCETEGPRALYSGLMATLLRDAPFSGIYVMFYSQAKKALPHEVSSSGLAPAVNFGCGVVAGILASLATQPADVVKTHMQVSPALYRRTGDAIRFVYAEHGVGGFFRGAVPRSLRRTLMAAMAWTVYEQLMERMGLNS from the exons ATGGAGGTGGCGCTT gtTCATCCTGCTCTGAAggcgtttgtgtgtggttctctCAGTGGGACCTGCTCCACTCTGCTCTTCCAGCCTCTGGACCTTGTGAAGACGCGTCTGCAGACGCTGCAGAACATGCATCCAGG TTCTCCTAAGGTCGGCATGTTGAGTGTGTTCATCACCGTGGTGCGGACAGAGAGGTTGTTTGGCCTGTGGAAAGGTGTCTCTCCG TCGTTTGTGCGCTGTGTCCCGGGTGTGGGGATCTACTTCAGCACCTTCTACACCCTGAAGCAGCGGTTCCTGCAGGAGCGCCCCCCCAGCGCTGGAGAGGCCGTGCTGCTCGGAGCGGGGGCGCGTTGTGTGGCTGGCATCGCCATGCTGCCCGTCACCGTCATCAAAACGCGCTTCGAG agtggcCGGTATAACTACATCAGTGTGCTGGGGgcgttgaggagtgtgtgtgagacggaggGCCCCAGAGCGCTGTACTCGGGACTCATGGCCACGCTGCTCCGGGACGCACCCTTCTCTGGCATCTACGTCATGTTCTACAGCCAAGCAAAGAAGGCCCTGCcccacg AAGTCAGCTCGTCAGGTCTGGCCCCTGCAGTGAATTTTGGCTGTGGGGTTGTGGCAGGGATTTTGGCATCTCTGGCAACCCAGCCAGCTGACGTGGTAAAGACTCACATGCAAGTGAGTCCAGCGCTGTACCGCAGGACCGGTGACGCCATACGCTTCGTCTACGCT GAACATGGTGTGGGAGGGTTCTTTCGGGGAGCTGTTCCTCGGTCACTGCGAAGGACGTTGATGGCAGCCATGGCCTGGACTGTTTATGAGCAGCTGATGGAACGAATGGGTCTCAACTCATGA
- the ift56 gene encoding intraflagellar transport protein 56 isoform X2: MILSRVKPAVGGETAVNSNEKKRKNKTRKTPRLEDYLSQRDYLGALTLLEFQRNGGVVEENTDLWVGYCAFHLGDHKRAMEEYKSLSARPDCPTDVWVFLGCSLFFLGLYKEAEEVALKGPKSQLQNRLLFHLAHKFGDEKKLMGFHQNLEDVTEDQLSLASIHYMRSHYQEAIDIYKRILLQNRELLALNVYVALCYYKLDYYDVSQEVLAVYLQSIPDSTIALNLKACNHFRLYNGKAAEAELKNLIDISSSSFEFAKELIRHNLVVFRGGEGALQVLPPLIDVIPEARLNLVIYYLRQDDVQEAYNLIKDLEPTTPQEYILKGVVNAALGQEIGSRDHLKIAQQFFQLVGGSASECDTIPGRQCMASCFFLLKQFEDVLIYLNSVKSYFYTDDTFNFNYAQAKASLGNYREAGEVFLLIHSDKIKGDYVYLSWLARCYIMNQKPRLAWELYLKMETSSDSFSLLQLIANDCYKMGQFYYAAKAFDVLERLDPNPEYWEGKRGACVGIFQLILAGREPR; the protein is encoded by the exons ATG ATTTTGTCTCGGGTGAAGCCTGCAGTCGGGGGTGAGACCGCCGTTAACTCAAATGAGAAGAAACGGAAAAACAAGACGAGAAAGACTCCACGACTAGAAGACTATCTGAGCCAGAGAGACTACCTGGGGGCTCTTACACTGCTGGAG TTCCAACGgaatggaggtgtggtggaggagaacacGGACCTTTGGGTCGGGTACTGTGCTTTTCACCTGGGAGACCACAAGAGAGCCATGGAG GAGTACAAGAGCCTGTCTGCAAGGCCAGACTGCCCCACTGACGTCTGGGTTTTCCTCGGCTGCTCCCTCTTCTTCTTGGGCCTTTacaaagaggcagaggaggtTGCACTCAAAG GGCCAAAGAGCCAACTCCAAAACCGCCTTCTCTTTCACTTGGCCCACAAG TTTGGTGATGAGAAGAAGCTGATGGGGTTCCACCAGAACCTGGAGGACGTAACAGAGGACCAGCTGAGTCTGGCGTCCATCCACTACATGCGCTCCCACTACCAGGAGGCCATCGACATCTACAAACGTATCCTGCTGCAGAACAG GGAGTTACTGGCgctgaatgtgtatgtggctCTGTGCTACTATAAACTGGATTACTATGACGTGTCCCAGGAGGTGCTGGCTGTGTACTTGCAAAGCATTCCAGACTCCACCATTGCCCTCAACCTCAAAGCCTGCAACCACTTCAGACTGTACAACGGCAAGGCTgctgag GCAGAGCTGAAGAACCTGATTGACATCTCCTCCAGTTCGTTTGAGTTCGCTAAGGAGCTAATCCGTCACAACCTGGTGGTTTTCCGTGGCGGGGAGGGCGCCTTGCAGGTCCTGCCCCCTCTCATCGATGTCATCCCTGAGGCCCGACTAAACCTGGTCATCTACTACCTCCGACAAG ATGATGTTCAAGAAGCATACAACCTCATCAAAGACCTGGAGCCCACAACCCCTCAG GAATACATCCTTAAAGGTGTGGTGAACGCAGCACTGGGACAGGAGATCGGATCC AGGGACCATTTAAAGATTGCTCAGCAGTTTTTCCAGCTGGTTGGAGGCTCTGCCAGTGAATGTG ACACTATCCCCGGACGCCAGTGCATGGCCTCTTGTTTCTTCTTGCTGAAGCAGTTTGAGGATGTGCTCATCTACCTTAACTCAGTCAAG AGCTACTTCTACACTGACGACACGTTCAACTTTAACTACGCGCAGGCTAAAGCGTCCTTAGGAAACTACAGAGAAGCCGGGGAG gtgtttctgctgATCCACAGTGACAAGATCAAGGGGGACTATGTGTATTTGAGTTGGCTGGCCCGCTGTT ACATTATGAACCAGAAGCCGCGGCTGGCGTGGGAACTCTATCTAAAGATGGAGACCTCATCTGACTCCTTCAGCCTCCTACAGCTCATAGCTAACGACTGCTACAAg aTGGGGCAGTTCTATTACGCTGCAAAGGCATTTGACGTTTTGGAACGGCTCGATCCAAACCCGGAGTACTGGGAAGGGAAGCGGGGAGCGTGCGTGGGAATATTCCAGCTCATCCTGGCCGGGCGAGAGCCCAGGTGA